CCTGTTAATTGTAAAAAATATCAAACAATTAAAAATGATTAGGACTTAATTTATTAATTGACAGGGTTATTTTATAACTTTACGCAGCATTTAACCATGAAAAAGACTACCCGATATAACCTTTTGATCGCCCTTACTTATTCCGTTGTTCTGATAGGTGGTATGTTTGTGGGGTATAAATTCCTGAAGGATCAGGGATATCAGGTAAAAAAGCAGGCTGGTTATCTTGCCGATAATAGCGAAAAGGTAGATGAAATTATCCATATTATCAATAAAAATTACGTTGATGAGGTAAATGCAGATAGCTTATACCACCTGCCTATTGACAGCCTGTTGCATCAGTTGGATCCACATAGTGCGTACCTTCCACCCGCAAAAGCAAATGAATTTGCCGAGGCTCTCGGGGGTAATTTTGAAGGTATTGGAATCGAATATTATATCCTGAATGATACTTTATTAGTGACGAATGTGATTAAAGATGGTCCTGCTTTTTTATCAGGGATCCGTCAGGGAGATAAGATCCTTAAAATTGATACCACTTTTGTTAGTGGAAGGGCATTACCAAGAGAGAAAATGATCGGTAAGATCAAAGGAAAAAAAGGTACTGCTGTAAAATTAAGCATATTACATCCTGGAAACCCTCAGCCCATCTTGTTTACAGTTAACCGCGCGCGGGTGAAAGTAAGTAGTATTGATGCGGCTTATATGTTGAATGCAGAAACAGGATATGTGCGCATCAGTAATTTTGGTGCCGATACGGATCATGATTTTGTGGAATCTGTTCGTGCCCTGAAAGGAAAAGGTATGAAAAAGCTGGTACTTGACCTCCGTGATAATGGGGGAGGGTATCTGACTGCGGCTACTGGTCTGGCTAATCAGATTTTAGCAGAAAACAGGTTAATTGTGTATACCCAGGGAAAACACGAACCCAGAACTGACTATTTTACTACTGGTGGCGGAGAATTTGAACAGGGAAAA
This region of Pedobacter steynii genomic DNA includes:
- a CDS encoding S41 family peptidase, with the protein product MKKTTRYNLLIALTYSVVLIGGMFVGYKFLKDQGYQVKKQAGYLADNSEKVDEIIHIINKNYVDEVNADSLYHLPIDSLLHQLDPHSAYLPPAKANEFAEALGGNFEGIGIEYYILNDTLLVTNVIKDGPAFLSGIRQGDKILKIDTTFVSGRALPREKMIGKIKGKKGTAVKLSILHPGNPQPILFTVNRARVKVSSIDAAYMLNAETGYVRISNFGADTDHDFVESVRALKGKGMKKLVLDLRDNGGGYLTAATGLANQILAENRLIVYTQGKHEPRTDYFTTGGGEFEQGKLAILINENSASASEILAGAVQDLDRGIIIGRRSFGKGLVQEQFPFVDGSALNLTIARYYTPSGRSIQKSYKKGYNAYQNEIEDRFNDGELTSKNVSVKDSLKKGKLFSGGGIQPDIYVKMDTSGFNRFYAKLIAKKVLFDFVYDVLANRYTSAFIEQNLATFNINDADYKDLLKYIQSKNIVIEPKLLQAARPLIYNDVKVLLCKYHLGDAGYYKALNLNDAMVKQALTSLQ